TTGCCGAATTAGGTCTCAATTGTTTCCGTACCTCCATTGCTTGGACACGTATTTTCCCAAATGGGGACGAAGAAGAGCCAAATGAAGAAGGTTTGCAGTTTTATGATGACCTCTTTGACGAATGCCTTAAAAATGGTATCGAGCCTGTGATTACACTTTCACACTTCGAGCTACCCTATCATCTGGTCACAGAGTATGGCGGTTTTGCGAACCGTAAACTCATTGGCTTTTTTGTGAAGTTTGCCGAAACGGTTTTTAAACGCTATAAAAATAAAGTCAAATACTGGATGACTTTTAATGAAATCAACAACCAAGCGAATTTCTTACGTGATTTTGCTCCTTTTACTAACTCAGGCTTGAAATTCCCAGCTGATGCAACGGCTTATGACCGTGAAAAATTGATGTATCAAGCGGCTCATTATGAGCTTGTTGCCAGTGCCCAAGCGGTCAAAATCGGTCACCAAATCAATCCAGATTTTCAAATTGGTTCAATGATTGCCATGTGCCCAATTTACCCTCAAAGTTCACGTCCAACAGATATTATGGCGGCTCAAGTGGCCATGCAACGACGTTATTGGTTTAGTGATGTGCATACGCGTGGTCATTACCCTGCCTATTTGGAAAGTTACTTTGAGCGTAAAGCTTTTAATCTCGATCGTACAGCACAAGATTTAGCTGATTTGGCTGAAGGATGTGTTGATTATATCGGCTTTAGCTACTATATGAGTTTTGCCATCAAAGATCAAAAAATTAGAGCAAAAGAAGAAGGGCCAGCGTCAGGACATGGCACAAACTTGCCTACTTACAAGGATGAAGAACTTGGCGCACCAACTTTTGACTATATTGAAGATCGAGATTTGGTCAGAAATGAGTTTGTTCCAGCATCAGAGTGGGGTTGGCAAATCGACCCTCTGGGCTTACGTTATTCCCTCAATTGGTTTAGTGAGCGCTATGATAACATTCCGCTGATGATTGTAGAAAATGGTTTTGGAGCTGTTGATGAAGTAGAAGAAGATGGCTCGATTCACGATCAATATCGGATTGATTATCTCAAGGCTCATATCCAAGCAATGGAAGATGCTGTAACTTATGACGGCGTTAATCTCTTGGGCTATACACCTTGGGGCTTTATTGACCTTGTCTCTGCTGGCACGGGCGAAATGAAGAAACGTTATGGCTTTATCTATGTGGATAAAGATAATGAGGGCAATGGAACACTGGCTCGCTCGAAGAAAGATTCATTTGCTTGGTATCAAAAAGTCATTGCTTCAAATGGGGCAGATCTTTGATTAGCCTTAAAGGATAATTTTCAAACAAATTAGAGATTTTGTCCATTAACTAAGACACGAAAGTGTCTTTTTGTTTTTGTTAAGGTGTAATATAAAAATCAATACTAAATACAAAGTTTTCCATAGAATACAGATGTGTATTCTATGGATTTATGGCATAAAATGAACGATTTTTTAGCTGAAAATGTTGTCTTAAATGCTATTTTGCTGTAAAAAAAGTTGTGAAGCTGAAAAAAATCAAGCTTGTGCTTAGTAGCTCTTTTTGACATCTTGGGTCATTTTGCTAAAATTAGATTATCAAAAAGAACGTTAATCGTCGGAAAGGAAAATAGATGCAAGCAAAATTTAAAGGGCAACTCGTTGAAGTTTGGAAAATTTGTCATCAACCGATTCATGAAAAATGGGTTCAAGAGGCTTTTGATAAGTCCCATATTTCTTGGAACGAGTGGAATAAGAACGTCTTGAATTTTGAAGCAGGTTCGGACGATTTGGCGTTGGTGGGAGATTTTTTAGTCCAGAAAGAAGCTGGAAAATTTTACGTGGTTTCTAAGGAAAATATTCAACGGGATTTGGAATTCATTACATCGGAAGTCCCCAAAATTCATTTGAAGACATGGAATACAAATGAGCAATGGAAATCTGATGAAAGTTACAAGGAAGGGTGAAGGCTTGAAAGAATTGATTTTGTTTGGATGTCAAAAAAGCTTTATGAGAAGTGTGAGTTTATGCTTGCTATAAAATTGATTTTTCGCTATAATGGTTAATGTTATGGCGGCGTAGTGAAGTGGTAACACATGGCTCTGCAAAAGCTTAATCGTCGGTTCAAATCCGACCGTCGCCTTATACTTTCGATATTTAAAACTACTTGAGAGGGTAGTTTTTTTCTTTTTTTGAAAAATGAAAATTTTGCGAACTTTGGACTTTGTGGTGTGATGTGTCGCACTTTTTTGTGTTAAAATAGGACTATGAATATCGAGTCAAAAATCAAAGCATTAACGGAATTACTTAATCAATATGCTTATGAATATTATACGTTGGACACACCATCTGTTGAGGATAGTGAGTATGATCGTCTTTATCATGAATTGGTCAAGCTGGAACAAGAAAATCCCCAGTTGATCAGAGCAGATTCACCAACCCACCGAACTGGGAATGTCGTCTTGGACGGTTTTGTGAAATTTCAACATCCTTATAACTTGTACAGTTTGGGGGATGTTTTTTCGCGTGAAGAATTAGTGATTTGGGAGGAAAAAATTCGTAAAGAATTGAAGAATCCTGAGTATATTTGTGAATTAAAAATTGATGGTTTGTCTTTATCACTTTATTATGAGAATGGTGTGCTAATGACAGCGGCAACGCGGGGTAATGGCTCCATTGGTGAGAATATCACGGAAAATGTGAAACGCATCAAGGATGTGCCTTTGAAACTCCGTGATGCGATAGATATCGTGGTTCGTGGAGAGGCTTATTTGCCACGGAAAAATTTTGCTAAGTTAAATGCTGAGCGAGAGCTTGAGGGGGTTGCGGCTTTTGCTAACCCACGTAATGCGGCGGCAGGGACTTTACGTCAGTTGGATACGAAGGTGGTGGCCAAACGTGGCTTAGCGACTTTCTTATATCAAGAGGCTAGTCCAGCAACAAATGATACGCAAGAAGAAGTATTAGAATATCTTGAGGATTTGGGCTTTCAGGTCAATTCTGTGCGAAAATTTGCGCGTAATATGGACGAAATCTGGGCTTTTATCGAAGAAGCAACGGCTTTGCGTGATGAATTGCCCTATGACATCGATGGGGTTGTTATCAAGGTTAATAATCTCTCAGAACAAGAAGAGTTGGGCTTTACGGTTAAGGCGCCTCGGTGGGCAATTGCTTATAAATTTCCTGCGGAGGAGGCTCAAACAGAGCTTTTGTCGGTCGATTGGACGGTGGGACGTACGGGTGTTGTGACCCCCACAGCAAATATGGTTCCTGTTCTTTTGGCACAAACAAAAGTGTCGCGTGCGACTTTGCATAATGTGGACTACATCAAGGAAAAAGATATTCGTTTGGGCGATCAGGTCTTGATTTACAAGGCGGGAGATATTATTCCCAAAGTTGGTCGAGTCTTGGTGGATAAGCGAACGAAAGAGTTGCCACCGCTGGAAATTCCGACGCTTTGTCCAGAATGTGGTTCGGATTTGGTGCATTTTGAAGATGAGGTGGCTTTGCGTTGTGTGAATCCCTTGTGTCCTGCTCAGATGCGGGAAAAATTGATTCATTTTGCTAGTCGTGGAGCGATGAATATTGTTGGCTTGGGGCCAGCGGTGATTGCGCAACTTTTTGATAAGCGGTTAGTGGCTGATGTGGCTGATTTATATCAGTTGACGGTGGATAAATTGCTGACGCTAGATAAAGTCAAAGAAACGTCAGCGCAAAAAATGGTGGCTGCCATTGCCAAGAGTCGAGAAAATTCGGCAGAAAAATTACTTTTTGGCTTGGGAATTCGTCATGTAGGAAGTAAGGCAGCGAAGTTGCTGTTGGAACGTTTTGGTGATTTGCGTCAGCTGGCACAGGCAAAAGAAGAAGAAATTGCAGAAATCCCGTCACTTGGTGGGGTGATTGCAACGGCTCTGGTGACTTATTTTGAAACGGATGGCGCAAAGATTTTGCTTGATGAGTTGGAAGAAGCAGGCGTCAATTTTGCTTATCTGGGTGTGGTGAATTCGCATGGTTTATTAGCAGGCAAAACGGTTGTTTTGACAGGGAAATTGACCACCTTAACTCGTGCGCAAGCCAAGGAAAAATTAGAAAGTTTGGGCGCCAACGTCTCGGGTTCAGTTTCTAAAAAAACAGATTTGGTTGTTGCCGGCGAGGAAGCAGGAAGCAAATTGACCAAAGCACAAGATTTGGGCATCGAAATTTGGTCAGAGCAAGATTTGCTTAATTTATAAGTTTTTGGGCAACAGAGAAATTGC
The DNA window shown above is from Lactococcus sp. S-13 and carries:
- the ligA gene encoding NAD-dependent DNA ligase LigA; the protein is MNIESKIKALTELLNQYAYEYYTLDTPSVEDSEYDRLYHELVKLEQENPQLIRADSPTHRTGNVVLDGFVKFQHPYNLYSLGDVFSREELVIWEEKIRKELKNPEYICELKIDGLSLSLYYENGVLMTAATRGNGSIGENITENVKRIKDVPLKLRDAIDIVVRGEAYLPRKNFAKLNAERELEGVAAFANPRNAAAGTLRQLDTKVVAKRGLATFLYQEASPATNDTQEEVLEYLEDLGFQVNSVRKFARNMDEIWAFIEEATALRDELPYDIDGVVIKVNNLSEQEELGFTVKAPRWAIAYKFPAEEAQTELLSVDWTVGRTGVVTPTANMVPVLLAQTKVSRATLHNVDYIKEKDIRLGDQVLIYKAGDIIPKVGRVLVDKRTKELPPLEIPTLCPECGSDLVHFEDEVALRCVNPLCPAQMREKLIHFASRGAMNIVGLGPAVIAQLFDKRLVADVADLYQLTVDKLLTLDKVKETSAQKMVAAIAKSRENSAEKLLFGLGIRHVGSKAAKLLLERFGDLRQLAQAKEEEIAEIPSLGGVIATALVTYFETDGAKILLDELEEAGVNFAYLGVVNSHGLLAGKTVVLTGKLTTLTRAQAKEKLESLGANVSGSVSKKTDLVVAGEEAGSKLTKAQDLGIEIWSEQDLLNL
- a CDS encoding 6-phospho-beta-glucosidase — protein: MALRKDFLWGGAVAAHQLEGGWNAGGKGPSVADVMTAGSNGVERRITDGILPGENYPNHEAIDFYHRYKEDVALFAELGLNCFRTSIAWTRIFPNGDEEEPNEEGLQFYDDLFDECLKNGIEPVITLSHFELPYHLVTEYGGFANRKLIGFFVKFAETVFKRYKNKVKYWMTFNEINNQANFLRDFAPFTNSGLKFPADATAYDREKLMYQAAHYELVASAQAVKIGHQINPDFQIGSMIAMCPIYPQSSRPTDIMAAQVAMQRRYWFSDVHTRGHYPAYLESYFERKAFNLDRTAQDLADLAEGCVDYIGFSYYMSFAIKDQKIRAKEEGPASGHGTNLPTYKDEELGAPTFDYIEDRDLVRNEFVPASEWGWQIDPLGLRYSLNWFSERYDNIPLMIVENGFGAVDEVEEDGSIHDQYRIDYLKAHIQAMEDAVTYDGVNLLGYTPWGFIDLVSAGTGEMKKRYGFIYVDKDNEGNGTLARSKKDSFAWYQKVIASNGADL